In the Pseudomonas orientalis genome, one interval contains:
- a CDS encoding type I polyketide synthase, with the protein MSEPREYSRVLALILEQLALVSGMAQVHEDERLGNIALDSIEITGLVASLGLQLGMDLDPTLFWKYPTPAELARHIAGHADDVEVPRSSGDKTEPLAISGLACRFPGAMDANAYWSLLINGLNAVGPLNPAHFSEAPGSPWHVDPGETAGFLNEVSAFDFEQFGIGAHEASCMDPQQRLLLELSWSALEQAGMSPKKIKGQRGGVYVGAMWSDFAHHITPSEMTAQSATGMDTSILSARLSFVLGLNGPSLTVNTACSSSLVALHLACQAIRNNDCDFAIVAGVNLLLAAQSFEAMRRFGGLSDTGLCHTFDAAADGYVRAEGCGVLIVRRLSQVLIEAGPVWGVIRSSVVNNNGFHASLTAPSVTAQQQLLREACAQGELLPAEVQYVEAHGTGTAMGDPIEVAAISAAYCQGAERTEPLLIGSVKTNIGHSEAAAGMAGLIKVLLAMRYRMIPPHLNYETSNPAIDWQKLGLQLVTSALPWETFNPTAGVSSFGFGGTNAHVIVSETWPCVSDQVVNRMAVRESDFNAALAPYANAPTTEGGRALLIFAGQGSHWQGMGRSYARLHPQFRKTVTLCDRLVRQLAGWSVAERLYDDQETFTDVRIAWPCHLVMQLAISEVWFANGLQPSGVIGHSIGEISAAHVAGLINLEDALRIVLAQAQWAHLHPGSMALVKLDWSATQELLEQRQSSARCAIQHCASATVITGSLQALRDVESYCRRAGTQLSMIKSTVSVHGQVSGADRQRLVEMLGDVPSSTAVLPFYSGIRGGELLSRLPDGYWGDTISRPLYWFDALQQAITGSEGALVEVAAHSVLSLSLSDALSVLGTERAVLISGRKGQVEKLSIGQASQQCSQADSTGDPWNGLHLLLLSGHSIDALRRRCVSIAHWLGSEDSPTLGDCAKALVQCADQCRYRLALIVSSHEEAIQFLFDSAAQAESVAHDTRGLAQGVLAITGSAPFDEEMCTWLRHFNTFFIEYSRVMLAGQDQQIDSPMLEAAAQQMGCIALLAEWGVSFDHYCACDNGAGVVQLIERRMTLNDFVCGVGSSSAFLDSSIHADKQGIHMSPRGSGEQRCPARIFLKLIIRCYLAGKSVDHSPGREQPLLTLPAMVQRSAGISPSLHPAEIGAQKTAAAYRLTWVRNETPGMSQAVQKLLVFADPEVKEKLQSQQAFSNAAWCNPSGVILEGDAQIGRDEQGGKPDFAVLFDGHCIETVVFVWEADQHLAVQSPGLATALRLVQYVQSMPGKCPSLLFVTQGAQAVAGSGGANPDAAMAWGLIRTAQLELNNVHCSLIDLDPPTESGGLGEYAIEALCASISTRLDQSAWREGHQFTPRLIESTDAVGAKRPPENNPTGFHLITGGLGALGLELLQSLSRQGERRFLLVGRTQPSAYAEQVVADLRDAGADILLRTGDVTCLESLSAIIFESAQVLGPLTAITHAAGVLHACSLATVAPADFEASLAAKKVGALNLHTISAEWPIQRFVLVSSISALFGFPHHASYAVANAYLDGLVGYRRARGLPGLSVCYGPFQDKGLLEKLDPALDFSWLQKMSMSEGLDVLNRCSDAQGVLAIMRYSGPAELGNAGFAPVAQRTQYVLQERQSQLREVIRRFVATLLQKQEQQVPLDTPLSELGVNSLLGVEVRNRLQNELSVRMPATVLWNYPTVSSLASYLETLLWPASTVAQPPPVEPVTYEVEDSEDALMAQLLDELATIKSTYKMGEY; encoded by the coding sequence ATGAGCGAGCCAAGGGAATATTCACGAGTGCTGGCGCTGATTCTGGAGCAGTTGGCTCTGGTATCGGGTATGGCGCAGGTGCACGAAGATGAGCGTTTGGGAAATATTGCGCTTGATTCGATAGAGATTACCGGGCTGGTGGCGAGCCTTGGATTGCAGTTGGGCATGGATCTGGATCCAACCCTGTTCTGGAAATACCCCACGCCCGCAGAGCTGGCTCGGCACATTGCGGGACACGCCGATGATGTCGAAGTGCCAAGAAGCAGTGGTGACAAAACAGAGCCGCTGGCAATCAGTGGTTTGGCTTGTCGGTTTCCCGGGGCTATGGATGCCAACGCCTACTGGAGTCTTCTGATTAATGGCCTGAATGCTGTTGGCCCTTTAAACCCCGCTCATTTTTCGGAGGCTCCCGGCAGTCCATGGCACGTTGACCCTGGCGAGACGGCGGGTTTTTTGAACGAGGTCTCCGCGTTCGATTTTGAACAGTTCGGTATAGGCGCCCACGAAGCGTCTTGTATGGACCCTCAGCAGCGGCTGCTCCTGGAGTTGAGTTGGTCGGCACTCGAGCAGGCCGGTATGAGCCCGAAGAAAATCAAGGGGCAGCGCGGCGGGGTATACGTTGGAGCGATGTGGTCTGACTTTGCTCATCACATCACACCGAGTGAGATGACTGCGCAGAGCGCCACGGGCATGGATACCAGTATTCTTTCGGCCCGACTGTCCTTCGTACTGGGTTTGAACGGGCCGAGCCTGACGGTAAACACGGCGTGTTCATCTTCCTTGGTGGCACTGCATCTGGCGTGTCAGGCCATCAGGAATAATGACTGTGATTTTGCCATTGTCGCCGGGGTCAACCTGCTGCTGGCTGCTCAGAGTTTTGAGGCAATGCGACGTTTTGGCGGCCTGTCAGATACTGGGCTTTGCCATACCTTCGACGCCGCTGCAGACGGGTATGTCAGGGCCGAGGGCTGCGGTGTACTGATCGTACGTCGGCTATCGCAGGTCTTGATTGAGGCGGGCCCTGTCTGGGGCGTCATCAGGTCATCGGTTGTCAATAACAATGGCTTTCATGCCAGCCTGACCGCGCCCTCTGTCACTGCCCAACAGCAATTATTACGAGAGGCTTGTGCCCAGGGCGAGTTGCTGCCTGCCGAGGTACAATATGTAGAAGCCCATGGCACAGGAACAGCGATGGGAGACCCGATTGAAGTCGCAGCGATTTCAGCGGCTTACTGTCAAGGTGCAGAGCGCACCGAACCTCTTCTGATAGGTTCGGTGAAGACTAATATCGGGCACAGCGAAGCAGCGGCCGGTATGGCGGGCCTGATCAAAGTACTGCTTGCAATGCGCTATCGCATGATTCCGCCCCATCTCAATTACGAAACATCAAATCCGGCCATCGATTGGCAAAAGCTTGGGCTGCAACTGGTCACCAGCGCGTTGCCCTGGGAAACCTTCAATCCCACCGCCGGGGTCAGTTCCTTCGGTTTTGGTGGCACGAATGCCCATGTCATCGTCAGTGAGACATGGCCTTGTGTATCTGATCAGGTCGTCAATCGTATGGCCGTTCGTGAATCGGATTTCAACGCTGCATTGGCACCGTACGCGAATGCGCCGACTACTGAAGGCGGCCGCGCGCTCCTGATATTCGCCGGACAGGGCTCGCACTGGCAGGGCATGGGCCGAAGTTACGCGCGTTTGCACCCGCAGTTTAGAAAGACTGTCACATTGTGTGATCGCCTGGTCCGGCAGCTTGCAGGGTGGTCAGTGGCCGAACGCCTATATGACGATCAGGAAACCTTTACCGATGTGCGCATCGCGTGGCCATGCCATTTGGTGATGCAGTTGGCCATCAGTGAAGTCTGGTTTGCCAACGGGCTGCAACCCAGCGGGGTTATCGGGCATAGCATTGGAGAAATATCGGCAGCGCATGTCGCCGGTTTGATTAACTTGGAAGATGCCTTGCGCATTGTTCTGGCGCAGGCCCAATGGGCGCATCTGCACCCGGGCTCCATGGCACTGGTCAAGCTTGACTGGTCTGCTACCCAAGAACTCCTCGAACAGCGGCAGAGCAGTGCTCGTTGTGCCATCCAGCATTGCGCAAGCGCGACGGTCATCACCGGCAGTCTGCAGGCCCTGCGCGATGTTGAATCGTATTGCCGTCGGGCAGGTACTCAATTAAGCATGATCAAAAGCACTGTGAGCGTGCATGGGCAAGTCAGTGGCGCCGATCGCCAGCGGTTGGTCGAGATGCTTGGTGACGTGCCAAGCTCCACCGCGGTCCTGCCATTTTATTCGGGCATACGTGGAGGGGAGCTTTTGAGCCGTCTGCCTGATGGTTATTGGGGGGATACGATCAGTCGCCCTCTTTATTGGTTTGACGCCTTGCAACAAGCAATCACCGGAAGTGAAGGGGCCCTGGTGGAAGTAGCCGCGCATTCTGTTCTCAGCCTTAGCCTCAGTGACGCACTCAGCGTGCTGGGGACAGAGCGTGCCGTCCTGATCAGTGGGCGCAAGGGGCAAGTCGAAAAATTATCCATCGGGCAAGCGTCGCAGCAATGTTCTCAAGCCGATTCGACTGGCGATCCGTGGAACGGTTTGCATCTGTTGTTGCTTTCAGGGCATTCGATTGATGCCTTGCGTCGCCGCTGCGTGAGTATCGCCCATTGGTTGGGCAGTGAAGACTCCCCCACTTTGGGTGATTGCGCCAAAGCCCTGGTGCAATGCGCCGACCAATGTCGCTATCGCTTGGCGCTGATCGTGAGCAGTCATGAAGAAGCCATACAGTTTCTGTTTGACAGCGCTGCGCAAGCGGAGTCTGTCGCCCATGACACCCGTGGCCTTGCGCAAGGTGTATTGGCGATCACCGGCAGCGCGCCATTTGACGAAGAAATGTGTACCTGGCTCAGGCACTTCAATACGTTCTTCATTGAATATTCACGCGTGATGTTGGCTGGGCAGGATCAACAGATCGATTCGCCCATGCTGGAGGCCGCCGCCCAGCAAATGGGCTGTATTGCCCTATTGGCTGAATGGGGCGTGAGTTTCGACCATTACTGCGCTTGCGACAATGGCGCAGGTGTTGTTCAGTTGATAGAACGTCGGATGACGCTCAATGACTTCGTCTGCGGCGTGGGGTCATCGAGTGCATTCCTTGACTCTTCGATACACGCTGACAAGCAAGGCATTCACATGTCACCGCGCGGTTCGGGCGAACAGCGCTGTCCGGCACGTATTTTTCTCAAGCTGATCATTCGTTGCTACCTCGCTGGTAAATCTGTTGATCACAGCCCTGGGCGTGAACAACCGTTGCTGACGCTACCTGCAATGGTCCAACGGTCCGCTGGGATATCGCCGTCCCTTCATCCTGCCGAAATTGGTGCGCAAAAAACGGCGGCGGCCTATCGGCTCACCTGGGTGAGAAACGAGACACCAGGCATGTCTCAAGCTGTGCAAAAACTGCTGGTGTTTGCTGACCCTGAGGTGAAGGAGAAATTACAGTCGCAGCAGGCATTTTCAAACGCTGCGTGGTGCAATCCGAGTGGTGTCATCCTGGAGGGTGACGCTCAGATAGGGCGAGACGAGCAAGGGGGCAAGCCGGATTTCGCTGTCTTGTTTGATGGTCATTGCATCGAGACAGTTGTCTTCGTGTGGGAAGCGGACCAGCATCTTGCCGTTCAAAGCCCTGGCCTGGCCACCGCACTCAGGCTTGTGCAGTACGTCCAATCGATGCCCGGAAAATGTCCGTCCCTTCTGTTCGTTACGCAGGGTGCCCAAGCCGTTGCCGGTAGTGGGGGCGCCAACCCTGACGCTGCGATGGCATGGGGGCTGATCCGAACCGCACAGTTGGAGTTGAACAATGTGCATTGTTCATTGATTGACCTTGATCCACCCACCGAGAGCGGTGGGTTGGGTGAGTACGCAATCGAGGCATTGTGTGCAAGTATCTCTACCCGTCTGGATCAAAGTGCCTGGCGCGAAGGGCACCAGTTCACACCCAGGCTGATCGAGTCAACCGATGCGGTAGGCGCGAAGCGGCCACCTGAAAACAACCCGACCGGCTTTCACCTGATTACCGGTGGATTAGGTGCGTTGGGCCTGGAGCTGCTGCAGTCTCTGTCCAGGCAAGGCGAGCGCAGGTTTCTTCTGGTCGGACGCACCCAGCCATCAGCCTATGCAGAGCAAGTTGTTGCCGATCTGCGTGATGCTGGAGCTGACATTCTGCTGCGTACCGGTGATGTCACATGCCTTGAAAGCTTGAGCGCAATTATTTTTGAAAGTGCTCAGGTACTGGGGCCTCTGACAGCCATTACCCATGCGGCTGGCGTTTTGCACGCGTGCTCTCTCGCCACCGTCGCCCCTGCGGACTTTGAAGCATCCCTGGCCGCCAAGAAAGTCGGTGCCCTCAATCTACATACCATCAGCGCCGAGTGGCCGATCCAGCGCTTCGTCCTGGTGTCTTCGATCTCGGCGCTGTTCGGGTTCCCACACCATGCTTCTTATGCGGTTGCGAACGCCTATCTCGATGGCCTCGTCGGCTATCGTCGTGCGCGCGGGCTTCCGGGCTTGAGCGTGTGCTACGGCCCATTTCAGGACAAAGGGTTGCTGGAAAAACTTGATCCAGCCCTGGATTTTTCCTGGTTGCAGAAGATGAGCATGTCCGAAGGGCTCGATGTCTTGAATCGTTGTTCCGACGCTCAAGGCGTACTTGCGATCATGCGTTACAGCGGTCCTGCGGAACTCGGCAACGCCGGATTCGCACCTGTTGCGCAGCGTACGCAATACGTGTTGCAAGAGCGCCAGTCCCAGCTACGTGAAGTTATAAGGCGTTTCGTTGCAACGCTGCTGCAAAAGCAGGAGCAGCAGGTACCGCTGGACACTCCGCTTAGTGAGCTGGGAGTCAACTCGTTACTGGGTGTGGAGGTTCGTAACCGGCTGCAGAATGAGTTGTCCGTGCGAATGCCGGCCACCGTATTGTGGAACTACCCCACCGTTTCTTCTCTTGCCAGTTATCTGGAAACCCTGCTTTGGCCAGCGTCCACCGTCGCCCAGCCTCCTCCCGTCGAGCCGGTCACTTATGAGGTCGAGGACAGTGAGGATGCATTGATGGCGCAGTTGCTGGATGAACTGGCCACGATCAAAAGCACGTACAAAATGGGAGAGTACTGA
- a CDS encoding type I polyketide synthase produces the protein MDQKSNEQSSSAVKQALAAVRELKQALERQTSEPIAIIGADCRVPGASSPQALWTLLLEKRDAIVPIPTARWNSDELYDADPLVEGTVATRWAGIIDALAFDADFFGISAEEALHMDPQQRVFLEVAYKALEQAGLTKEKLRGSRTGVFAGVVNYNDGYARQLFQDFKRVNAFSGPGVSNSVLAGRLAYLFDLKGPCISIDTACSSSLVAVHQACQSLRLKECEQAIAGGVNIILGPQFSIATSRMHLMAPDGRCKPFDDRANGIVRSDGCGVVVLKRLSDALRDNDPVLAVIHGSAVNQDGKTNGMTAPNGHAQEELMRQALSQAKLGPDDLGYIEAHGTGTKLGDPIEVAALDRVLASRIDTRACRVGSLKANIGHCEAAAGIISLIKVVLCLQHRCIPGQLHLENLNKHMEFDERRIEFPLDTVPWPISEEGSQYAAVSSFGWSGTNAQVVLGRAPKNARGSAIPDFSRIVPMSGSTLSALRERAEELAMSLEQAPADRPLQLDIPSLVEQAKPNGFRKAFIVEGAAPLLDSLQQWIAQGCPASGVGNGLAVVFSGQGAQWPGMVDDLPGLEPAFKAKMQECEEIIQQVAGWSLIDTISRHTEADLSRTELAQPCIVSIQVSLFEMLKAWGAQPTAVMGHSVGEFSAACCAGIIDLKETLTAVIHRGRCMEKLRDQGRMYAALASEHIVRDLLGEREDATISAINSPTTVIISVTAEGAEALLAAFAVAELELIPVNAHYPFHCPLMQGLSAELKEGFARLRHRPASLAFVSSSTGLPIHAEVLDADYWVHNAVLPVRFEQAVTSLANLGADTFVEVGPHASLVQHIKGALARHKRPVRAMATLNKNRSPSQGLEQLKIGLYEAGQNLVPVAFGLRVSREWQHRNFNLPGGAAPLHGSTGHLKGKLAKGTSRLALRAQWGAGSSPLLGDHCMFDSVVVPGAAHLCVLLSHAIEDLGMHAPQLNDVAFIRPLLMAREDHAAVHIELQRQTEPKTAYDFSISVGQGQAGDLLSTGSLVEAPGTLVNLNLGRLHDEIAQAVELDVPQFYAKARSAGLQLGAKFRKIRQMWLSQNQRQLFLLLEETFPAKAEGLVFEPGVLDSCFQALFAGYWQRLPELDLFIPLSVDQLTLGRIPEGRMWGVIDLTSQQFGAATEVLTGNLTLADEQGNTVADLRHVMMKRARRAALLGTQNEAREPLYHFGWKAMSEALEAIADKRSFAIIGRGALVGQLVTVLEELGHRAVSATKAQELSEPVEHILYLAGTPDCPADVLGERIAADIEQLRLLVELQDQREGGASISVLTQGVYSSPPPDVSSSLVASASAAIVRVIGKEYPGIRCTSLDLPVDIDEHDSLYLTARVLSGSPQEPVMRISEGAVQALEACALQGLEQPASSIDAQGQYLITGGFGETGQTLMSHLVEAGARYVILTGRSRPSDALLEQVSLLSEKGVHLKLFQGDVAIAEDVASLMRSVQRSGRPLKGIYHLAAVIQDGVLARLDPDVVRQVLEPKVAGTWNLHQATREMALDWFIAFSSVSASIGIAGQSAYVAANAFIEALMRYRHSCGLPGTAIGWGPWSGGMTARLAPAHQEQLRHMGFNFFEPDQVASIALRAHSSCHPTLVAADISLSALRALSGTGSTLKSRPATVSAGLERDSRALDESEKRRAMTQLLIEELAPVVSHGALTLDTELIALGLDSLTAVAIVQRVRQRTGKTLPISAFFDSPTLHDVVEKLLKHF, from the coding sequence ATGGATCAGAAATCAAATGAGCAGTCATCCTCGGCCGTCAAACAGGCTTTGGCTGCCGTACGTGAACTCAAGCAGGCACTCGAGCGCCAGACCAGTGAACCCATAGCGATTATAGGTGCAGATTGTCGCGTACCCGGTGCCAGCTCACCGCAAGCCTTATGGACACTGCTGCTTGAGAAGCGTGATGCAATCGTTCCGATTCCAACGGCACGTTGGAACAGCGACGAGCTCTATGATGCAGATCCGCTGGTCGAGGGAACGGTCGCAACGCGTTGGGCAGGCATCATTGATGCCTTAGCCTTCGATGCCGACTTCTTCGGGATCAGTGCCGAGGAGGCACTTCATATGGACCCACAGCAACGGGTTTTCCTCGAAGTGGCATACAAAGCACTGGAGCAGGCGGGCTTGACCAAGGAAAAACTGCGCGGTAGTCGTACCGGTGTCTTTGCAGGAGTGGTCAACTACAACGACGGGTACGCCAGACAGCTGTTTCAAGACTTCAAGCGAGTCAATGCATTCAGTGGCCCGGGGGTATCCAATAGCGTCCTGGCCGGGCGCCTGGCCTACTTGTTCGACCTGAAGGGCCCCTGCATCTCCATCGACACGGCATGCTCTTCATCCTTGGTAGCTGTGCACCAGGCTTGCCAGAGCCTGCGGCTCAAGGAGTGCGAGCAAGCGATCGCCGGTGGGGTCAATATCATTCTTGGGCCGCAGTTTTCTATCGCCACTTCTCGGATGCACTTGATGGCTCCGGACGGCCGCTGCAAGCCCTTCGATGATCGTGCCAACGGCATTGTTCGCAGTGACGGTTGCGGCGTAGTAGTACTCAAACGACTCAGTGACGCATTGCGCGATAACGATCCCGTCCTGGCAGTTATTCACGGATCAGCCGTGAACCAGGACGGCAAAACCAATGGGATGACTGCGCCAAATGGTCATGCCCAGGAGGAGCTGATGCGCCAGGCGTTGTCACAGGCCAAGCTGGGCCCGGACGACCTTGGATATATAGAGGCGCATGGAACGGGAACCAAGCTGGGTGACCCGATAGAAGTGGCTGCCCTGGACAGAGTACTGGCCTCCCGGATTGATACGCGCGCTTGTAGAGTCGGTTCGCTGAAAGCGAATATCGGGCACTGCGAAGCTGCCGCAGGCATCATTTCTTTGATCAAAGTGGTGCTATGCCTGCAACATCGCTGCATTCCCGGGCAGTTGCACCTGGAAAACCTGAACAAACACATGGAGTTCGATGAGCGTCGAATAGAGTTTCCTCTCGATACCGTACCGTGGCCGATCAGCGAGGAGGGCTCCCAGTACGCAGCAGTCAGCTCTTTCGGATGGTCGGGTACCAATGCGCAAGTCGTACTGGGCCGTGCACCAAAAAACGCACGGGGCAGTGCGATCCCGGATTTTTCAAGGATCGTCCCTATGTCGGGATCGACGCTTTCTGCATTGCGAGAGCGAGCCGAGGAACTGGCAATGAGCCTGGAACAGGCGCCTGCCGATCGGCCACTGCAACTGGATATCCCGAGCCTGGTTGAGCAGGCAAAGCCGAATGGTTTTAGAAAAGCCTTTATCGTCGAGGGGGCCGCACCACTGCTTGATTCATTGCAGCAGTGGATAGCTCAAGGGTGCCCCGCTTCAGGTGTCGGCAATGGTCTGGCGGTGGTGTTTTCCGGGCAGGGCGCTCAGTGGCCGGGTATGGTCGACGACTTGCCGGGGCTGGAGCCTGCGTTCAAAGCAAAGATGCAGGAATGCGAGGAGATCATCCAACAGGTTGCAGGCTGGTCACTGATCGATACCATCTCCAGGCATACCGAGGCGGACCTCAGTCGTACGGAGCTGGCGCAGCCTTGTATCGTGTCCATTCAGGTCTCATTGTTTGAAATGCTCAAGGCATGGGGTGCGCAACCCACGGCGGTGATGGGCCATAGCGTGGGAGAGTTTTCCGCTGCTTGCTGCGCAGGAATTATTGACCTGAAAGAAACGTTGACCGCCGTAATTCATCGCGGGCGTTGTATGGAGAAGCTGCGCGATCAAGGTCGGATGTATGCCGCATTGGCCTCTGAACACATCGTCCGTGACTTACTGGGCGAACGAGAGGATGCCACGATATCGGCGATCAACAGCCCCACGACCGTTATCATTTCCGTGACAGCAGAGGGCGCCGAGGCATTGCTCGCGGCGTTCGCGGTGGCAGAGCTGGAACTCATTCCGGTCAATGCCCATTACCCTTTCCACTGTCCGTTGATGCAAGGATTGTCCGCTGAACTGAAAGAAGGGTTTGCCCGCCTCCGACATCGACCGGCCTCCCTGGCCTTCGTGTCTTCGAGTACCGGCCTGCCGATACACGCCGAAGTGCTGGATGCCGACTACTGGGTGCATAACGCGGTACTGCCCGTGCGTTTTGAACAGGCTGTCACAAGTCTTGCCAACCTGGGAGCCGATACTTTCGTCGAGGTCGGTCCTCATGCTTCGCTTGTGCAACACATAAAGGGGGCTCTTGCGCGGCATAAACGACCCGTACGAGCGATGGCTACGCTCAACAAAAACCGATCACCCTCCCAGGGTTTGGAACAATTGAAGATCGGACTGTACGAGGCGGGTCAGAACCTGGTACCGGTTGCGTTCGGCCTGAGGGTGAGTCGTGAGTGGCAACACCGGAACTTTAACTTGCCTGGGGGGGCGGCACCGCTGCATGGTTCCACTGGCCATTTGAAGGGAAAATTGGCCAAAGGTACGTCCCGACTCGCTTTACGTGCGCAATGGGGGGCAGGCTCCAGTCCGTTGCTGGGCGATCACTGCATGTTTGACAGCGTAGTGGTGCCTGGAGCCGCTCACCTGTGTGTGTTGCTGAGCCACGCAATCGAAGACCTAGGCATGCATGCGCCGCAGTTGAATGATGTCGCATTTATACGACCGCTGTTGATGGCCCGTGAGGATCACGCGGCGGTCCATATTGAGTTGCAGCGCCAGACTGAGCCCAAAACCGCCTACGATTTCTCGATCAGCGTTGGACAAGGGCAGGCCGGCGACCTGCTGTCGACGGGTTCGTTGGTTGAGGCGCCAGGTACCTTGGTCAACTTGAACCTTGGGCGTCTGCACGACGAGATTGCACAGGCCGTCGAACTCGATGTGCCGCAATTTTACGCTAAGGCGAGGTCCGCAGGTCTGCAGTTGGGAGCGAAGTTCCGCAAGATTCGCCAGATGTGGCTGTCGCAGAATCAGCGGCAGTTGTTCCTACTTCTTGAAGAGACGTTTCCCGCAAAGGCTGAGGGGCTTGTGTTCGAACCTGGCGTGCTGGACTCTTGTTTCCAGGCGCTGTTCGCCGGTTACTGGCAGCGGTTGCCTGAGTTGGACCTGTTCATTCCGCTCTCTGTCGATCAACTGACACTGGGGCGCATCCCCGAAGGAAGGATGTGGGGGGTGATTGATCTGACAAGCCAGCAGTTCGGTGCCGCTACAGAAGTACTCACCGGAAACCTGACTCTGGCTGACGAGCAAGGAAATACTGTTGCCGACCTGCGTCACGTAATGATGAAACGGGCCCGCCGGGCGGCGCTGCTGGGCACCCAGAACGAGGCGCGGGAGCCTTTGTACCACTTTGGCTGGAAGGCGATGAGCGAAGCACTCGAAGCCATCGCCGACAAGCGGTCGTTCGCCATTATTGGACGTGGAGCACTCGTAGGCCAGTTGGTCACGGTGTTGGAAGAACTGGGTCATCGAGCCGTCAGCGCGACAAAGGCGCAAGAGTTGTCTGAGCCTGTCGAGCACATACTCTATCTGGCAGGTACTCCTGACTGTCCTGCAGATGTGTTGGGCGAAAGAATCGCAGCTGACATTGAGCAACTGCGCTTACTGGTTGAACTGCAGGATCAGCGCGAAGGGGGGGCGAGCATCTCTGTACTCACTCAGGGCGTCTATAGTTCGCCACCTCCGGATGTAAGCAGCTCCCTGGTAGCCAGTGCATCTGCTGCCATCGTTCGGGTGATCGGCAAAGAGTATCCGGGCATCCGATGCACGTCACTCGACCTGCCTGTGGACATCGATGAGCACGATAGCCTGTATTTGACCGCGCGTGTCCTTTCCGGTAGCCCCCAAGAGCCGGTCATGCGCATCTCGGAAGGTGCCGTCCAAGCGCTTGAGGCTTGCGCACTCCAGGGCCTTGAGCAGCCTGCTTCCAGCATTGACGCCCAGGGGCAATATCTGATCACGGGAGGTTTCGGTGAAACCGGTCAGACGCTGATGAGCCATCTGGTAGAGGCCGGGGCGCGATATGTGATCCTCACGGGTCGAAGCCGGCCCTCTGATGCCTTGCTTGAGCAAGTCAGCTTATTGAGTGAAAAAGGTGTGCACCTGAAATTATTCCAGGGCGATGTAGCGATCGCTGAAGATGTGGCATCGCTGATGCGCTCAGTGCAACGAAGCGGTCGCCCCTTGAAAGGTATCTACCACCTGGCTGCGGTTATCCAGGATGGCGTGCTGGCCAGGCTGGATCCTGACGTAGTGCGCCAGGTACTTGAGCCCAAGGTTGCGGGCACATGGAACCTGCACCAGGCGACCCGGGAAATGGCGTTGGACTGGTTCATCGCATTTTCTTCCGTATCGGCCAGTATCGGTATCGCTGGGCAAAGTGCCTATGTGGCAGCCAACGCTTTTATTGAGGCGTTGATGCGTTATCGCCATAGCTGCGGGCTGCCTGGCACAGCTATCGGCTGGGGACCCTGGTCAGGTGGAATGACTGCGCGGCTCGCGCCCGCCCATCAAGAACAACTTCGCCACATGGGCTTCAATTTTTTTGAACCCGATCAGGTTGCGTCCATTGCGCTACGTGCACATTCATCCTGCCATCCGACGTTGGTGGCGGCAGATATATCGCTCTCGGCACTCCGCGCCCTTTCAGGTACCGGTTCCACGCTGAAATCGAGACCGGCGACGGTGTCCGCAGGGTTGGAGCGTGATAGCCGCGCGCTGGACGAGTCCGAGAAGAGGCGTGCCATGACTCAGCTCTTGATCGAAGAGCTCGCGCCGGTAGTCAGCCATGGTGCGCTCACTCTTGATACGGAACTGATAGCGCTTGGGTTGGACTCTTTGACCGCCGTGGCAATTGTTCAGCGTGTGCGTCAACGCACCGGTAAGACGCTGCCCATATCGGCTTTTTTCGACAGCCCCACGTTACATGATGTCGTGGAAAAACTGCTGAAGCATTTCTGA